TACGTGCTGATGCAGATCATCAGCGTCGTCAGCCTCGTCGTCATCGCCTTCGCGGTCGGCCTGCTGGTCACCGCGCTGCTCCAGCCGACGGTCGCGCGGCTGCGCCGCTGGGGCTTCAGCCAGGGGCTCGCCACCGCCACCACGTTCGTCGGCGGCTTCGTCGCGATCGGCCTCATCGGCTGGTTCGTGGTCTGGCAGATCATGGAGAACATCGACGATCTGACCGACCGCATCCAGCAGGGCATCGACGACGCGCAGGAATGGCTCATCGACGGGCCGTTCCACGTGCAGGAAAAGCAGATCAACAACATCGGCAACGAGATAAGCGACTGGCTGGGCGAGAACTCCAGCGAGGTCACCTCCGCCGGCCTCGAAGGCGTCTCGTACGTGCTGGAGTTCTTCTCCGGCGCCGCCATCGCCGCGTTCGTCACGCTCTTCCTGCTCTACGACGGCGAGCGCATCTGGCGCTGGTGCCTGAACTTCGTGCCCACCGACGCCCGCGACGCGGTGGCGGGCGCGGGGCCGAAGGTGTGGGCCACGCTCACCGGGTACGTCCGCGGCACGGTGCTGGTCGCGTTCATCGACGCCGTGTTCATCGGCATCGGCATCTTCATCCTCGACGTGCCCATGGCCGTCCCGCTGGCCGTGCTGATCTTCCTCTTCGCGTTCGTGCCGCTCGTCGGCGCGCTGGTCTCCGGCGCGCTCGCGGTGGTGGTGGCGTTCGTGACGAACGGGCTCGTCACCGCGCTGCTGGTGCTCGGCGTGGTGCTGCTGGTGCAGCAGATCGAGGGGCACGTCCTCCAGCCGTTCATCCTCGGCCGCATGGTGCGGGTGCACCCGCTCGCGGTGGTGCTCTCGGTGGCGATCGGCACGCTCGTCGCGGGCATCCCGGGCGCGGTGGTGGCGGTGCCGCTGATCGCGGTGCTCAACACGGCGGTCGGATACCTCAAGGCGTACCACCGGGAACACGCGGCGGATCCGGGGCCGCCGCCGTACGGGTCGACGGTCCTCGAGATCTCACCGGCCACGCCGACCGACGCCCCCGCGCCCGGGTCGGACGCGGAGACGGCGGAGGCCGCGGCGGCGACCCGGCAGGGCCCGGAGGCCAAGAGCGGCGACCCGAAGGGCTGACGCACCGGCTCGTACGGGGCGCCGGTCGCCGGCCGCGGTCAGCCGCCGAGCGCCTCCTGCGCGTCGAGGACCGTGCCGGCGGCGTGCACGAGCGCGGCGACCTTCAGCGCCTCCTGCACCGTCTCCCGGTCCGCGCCGGTACGCCGCAGCGCGGCCTCGTGCTCGTCCAGGCACGCCCCGCAGCCGCCCACCGCGGACACGGCGACGCACCACAGCTCGTAGTCAGCCTTCGGCACGCCCCGGGCCCCCAGCACGTTCGTCCGCAGCCCGGTGCGCAGATGGCCGTAGCCGGGGTCGGAGAGCAGGTGCCGGGCGCGGAAGAAGACGTTGTTCGCCGCCATCGCCGCGGCGGCCGCCCCCGCGGCCCCGTACGCCTCGGGCGTCAGCCGCCGCCGCGCCTCCGGCGCGACCGCGCGCAGCAGGGGGGCGGAGCGTACGGCGATGGCGCAGGCCAGCAGGGCGCCCCACAACTGCCGCTCGGGCAGCCGCCCGTCGTCGACGACGGAGGTGAGGTTGCGGCGCAGGTCCCCGGCGTAGCCGGGGAGGGCCGACTTGAGCGCGTCGAGTGCCACGCGCCCGACCCTACAGAACGGACGGACCCTAGCCCCGCGGTCCGTACGGGGCCGGCCCGGCGCGCCCCCCTATGACGCGCGCCCGGCCGGTCCCGGTCCCTATTCGGTGCGCAGCCCGTCCGGGCGCATCAGCCGGATCAGCAGCGGCATGCTCAGCGCCGTGACCGCGGCGACGACCCCCGCGCCCGCGCCGGCCATCAGCAGCACGGACGTCCAGTCGACCGCGACGGGTGTGGCCGTCATGCGCAGCAGCACCGTGCCCAGCACGAGCCCGAAGCCCATCGACAGGGTCATGCCCAGCGCCACCGGGATCGCCGTCTGCCAGAGCACGGACAGGCTGAGTGTGGAGCGCCGGGTGCCGAAGGCGACCAGCGACGACAACAGCTTGCGGCGCTCCCGCAGTTGTTCGAGCTGGCCGACGAGCAGGCTGCTGCCGATCAGCACCAGGACGCATGCGGCGCCCACCGCCAGCCCGGTGCGGATGCCCGCGAAGTCCTCCTCGACGACCTCGCTGGACAGCGTGTGGACGGAGAGCAGCGGGTCGAGGCCGTCGACCACGTTGCGTACGCGCTCGGCCGCGTCCGGCACGGCCGGGTCGAGCCGCACGTCGACCCAGGCGTTGAAGACGCCGGAGTCGTGGACGTCGGGGACGGCCCCCGGGGTGGAGATGATGCCGTCGTACAGGTTGCCGTCGCCGTCGCGGAGGGCCTTGGCCGGCCGGGTGCCGGTCGGCGGGGTCCAGGCGAGCGCCTTGCCCGGCATGCCCTCGTACGACGGGTTCAGATACAGCGGGTCGCCGTCGGCGATCATGCGGCGGACGTCGGCGCTGCCGTAGGTGTCGGTGAGGCGGAAGACGTCGCCGTCGCGGCAGTCGGGCAGCTTCGCCAGCGTGCGCAGCTTCGCGCAGGAACCGACGGTCAGCGTGGCGAAGTTCTCGGGATCGCGCGCGGTGTCGGCCACCTCGACGGTGATCCGGCTGACGGTCTCCCGGACCCCCTCGGCGGTGGCGACCCGGTCGCCCACGCGGAGGTCCTGCCCCGCGTCGACGTAGATGCCGAGCTGGTATCTGGAGGTGTCGTTGCCGGTCGGCCTGCTGTAGTCGTCCTCGACGCCGGCGAAGACCATCTGCAGTGCGATGGCCCCGGCGACGGCGACCGCGATGCCGTTGACCAGCCGGGCGGCGGTGCCGCTGCTGAGCTGGAGTCTGCGCACGGCCAGTTGCCAGGACGTCGGCCCGCGGCCGAGGCGGGCGACCACGGCCTCGACGAGCCAGGGCAGCAGCGCGGTGATGCCGGTGAGCAGCAGGACGGTGCCGCCGATGACCTGCCACTCGGGGAACGCTCCGGCGTCCTCGCCCCGGCCCATCATCGGCGCGAGCAGGCCCAGTCCGAGGGCGGGCAGCAGCAGCCGCCACCAGATGCGCCGCCGGCGGGGCCGCGCCGCCCGTACGACGCCCAGCGGCTCGATGACGACGCCGCGCAGCGCGAGCAGGGTGACGCCGACCGCCGCGGCGGGCACGGCCGCGGCGACCAGCAGGGCGAGCGCCGGCGAGGGGTTCAGGTCGGAGGTGAAGACGCTCATCCCGTAGACCGACACGGCGCCTGCGAGCTGCCTCCCGGCGAGGAACAGGCCCGCGCCGACCACGAGTCCGAGCAGCGCCCCCGCCAGCGCCTCGCCCGCGGCGATCCGGCGCACCGCGTGCCCGTCGGCGCCGACGAGGCGGAGCGCGGCGAGCCGGCGGTCGCGGCGGTCGCCGCCGAAGCGCACGGCCGCGATGAGGAAGACCGCGACGGGCATGAGCAGGGCGACGAACACGATCATGGCGAGCAGCAGCAGCACCGGGTCCATGCCGCCGCCGTCCCCGTCGTCGCCGAAGGCGGCGATCCGGCTGACGTTGACGTCGGCGGCCTCGATGGCGTCGCTGCCCGCGTAGTACACGAGCTCGCCCGGGTCGCTCAGGCCGGTGTCGGCGACGGTGCCGGCGATGCCGTAGTCCAGGCGCTCGCGCAGCAGGTCCGCGTCGCCGTCGTCGAGCCGGTCGGCGAGCGCGGGGGAGACCACCATCTCGCCGGGCTTCGGGAAGGCGTCGAGCCCGGGGGGCAGCGGGGCGCCCGGGCCCTCGGGGCGCAGCAGCCTGCCGCGGACCATGGTGCCCTCGTACTCGGTGTCGACGTTGCCCATCAGGAGGGTGCCGCCCCCGTACTCGGCGTCGGACGCGAGGACTTCGCTGCGGGCCAGCTCCCGCTCGTCGCGGTTGGCCAGGGCGCCCGGGACGGCGGTGGTGAGCAGCAGCAGCGCCACCCCCAGGCCGACGCCGACCGCGGTGAGCACGGTCCGCATCCAGCCCTCGCGCCCGCCGCGGAGCGCGAAGGCCAGGCCCATCCGCAGGTCGTCGGCCCAGACGCGCAGCGTGCCGCGGGGGTCGGGCGGCGGTGGGCCCGCGGAGCGGGGCGGGCGGGTGCCGCGCTTCTTCTCGGCGTACGTCACGTCGCTCATCGGCCGGCCGGCTCCAGACTGCGGGTGCGCCCGTCGCGTACGACGATCTCGCGGTCCGCGTACGCCGCGACCCTCGCCTCGTGGGTGACCAGGACGACGGCCGCGCCGCTGTCCTGCGCGGCGTCGGTGAGCAGTTCCATGACGCGCTCGCCGTTGAGGGAGTCGAGCGCACCGGTCGGCTCGTCGGCGAAGATCACCCGCGGCGTGGTCGCCAGCGCGCGGGCGACCGCGACGCGCTGGCCCTGGCCGCCGGAGACCTCGCCGGGCCGCTTGTGCGCGATGTCGTCGACCTCCAGCCGCTCCAGCCACGGGCGGGCGGCCCGCTCCGCGTCCCGGCGGCCGAGACCCGTCAAACGCAGCGGAAGGGCGACGTTCTCCACACAGGTCAGCTCGGGTACGAGCTGGCCGAACTGGAAGACGAAGCCGAACTCCCGGCGGCGCAGGGCGCTGCGTTCGGCGTCGGAGAGCTCGGCGAGGTCGCGGCCCGCGTACGTCACGGTGCCGGCGTCGGCCGGGACGATGCCGGCGAGGCAGTGCAGCAGCGTCGACTTGCCGGAGCCGGAGGGGCCCATGACGGCGACGGTCTCGCCGGCCGCGACGGCGAAGTCGGCGCCGTCGAGCGCGGGGGTGCCGGCGTAGACCTTGCGCAGGGCG
The Streptomyces sp. CNQ-509 DNA segment above includes these coding regions:
- a CDS encoding AI-2E family transporter, which translates into the protein MSKMTDWLGGVGERASRMAERRRAAAAAAGAGKPAAGEAAVEDAPQDAPQDVVAEPAAAARPPGPPPRPAPASVVPWGVRVAAEVGWRLLVLAGLIYVLMQIISVVSLVVIAFAVGLLVTALLQPTVARLRRWGFSQGLATATTFVGGFVAIGLIGWFVVWQIMENIDDLTDRIQQGIDDAQEWLIDGPFHVQEKQINNIGNEISDWLGENSSEVTSAGLEGVSYVLEFFSGAAIAAFVTLFLLYDGERIWRWCLNFVPTDARDAVAGAGPKVWATLTGYVRGTVLVAFIDAVFIGIGIFILDVPMAVPLAVLIFLFAFVPLVGALVSGALAVVVAFVTNGLVTALLVLGVVLLVQQIEGHVLQPFILGRMVRVHPLAVVLSVAIGTLVAGIPGAVVAVPLIAVLNTAVGYLKAYHREHAADPGPPPYGSTVLEISPATPTDAPAPGSDAETAEAAAATRQGPEAKSGDPKG
- a CDS encoding carboxymuconolactone decarboxylase family protein translates to MALDALKSALPGYAGDLRRNLTSVVDDGRLPERQLWGALLACAIAVRSAPLLRAVAPEARRRLTPEAYGAAGAAAAAMAANNVFFRARHLLSDPGYGHLRTGLRTNVLGARGVPKADYELWCVAVSAVGGCGACLDEHEAALRRTGADRETVQEALKVAALVHAAGTVLDAQEALGG
- a CDS encoding ABC transporter permease; this translates as MSDVTYAEKKRGTRPPRSAGPPPPDPRGTLRVWADDLRMGLAFALRGGREGWMRTVLTAVGVGLGVALLLLTTAVPGALANRDERELARSEVLASDAEYGGGTLLMGNVDTEYEGTMVRGRLLRPEGPGAPLPPGLDAFPKPGEMVVSPALADRLDDGDADLLRERLDYGIAGTVADTGLSDPGELVYYAGSDAIEAADVNVSRIAAFGDDGDGGGMDPVLLLLAMIVFVALLMPVAVFLIAAVRFGGDRRDRRLAALRLVGADGHAVRRIAAGEALAGALLGLVVGAGLFLAGRQLAGAVSVYGMSVFTSDLNPSPALALLVAAAVPAAAVGVTLLALRGVVIEPLGVVRAARPRRRRIWWRLLLPALGLGLLAPMMGRGEDAGAFPEWQVIGGTVLLLTGITALLPWLVEAVVARLGRGPTSWQLAVRRLQLSSGTAARLVNGIAVAVAGAIALQMVFAGVEDDYSRPTGNDTSRYQLGIYVDAGQDLRVGDRVATAEGVRETVSRITVEVADTARDPENFATLTVGSCAKLRTLAKLPDCRDGDVFRLTDTYGSADVRRMIADGDPLYLNPSYEGMPGKALAWTPPTGTRPAKALRDGDGNLYDGIISTPGAVPDVHDSGVFNAWVDVRLDPAVPDAAERVRNVVDGLDPLLSVHTLSSEVVEEDFAGIRTGLAVGAACVLVLIGSSLLVGQLEQLRERRKLLSSLVAFGTRRSTLSLSVLWQTAIPVALGMTLSMGFGLVLGTVLLRMTATPVAVDWTSVLLMAGAGAGVVAAVTALSMPLLIRLMRPDGLRTE
- a CDS encoding ABC transporter ATP-binding protein → MSTTPVPGPLGEPAPILTATALRKVYAGTPALDGADFAVAAGETVAVMGPSGSGKSTLLHCLAGIVPADAGTVTYAGRDLAELSDAERSALRRREFGFVFQFGQLVPELTCVENVALPLRLTGLGRRDAERAARPWLERLEVDDIAHKRPGEVSGGQGQRVAVARALATTPRVIFADEPTGALDSLNGERVMELLTDAAQDSGAAVVLVTHEARVAAYADREIVVRDGRTRSLEPAGR